The Bacillus sp. BGMRC 2118 DNA segment AAAGTAGGGGAAACACAGTGAGATTAGAAAATAGAGTTGCCGTTGTTACAGGAGCCGCAAATGGAATTGGATTAGAGGCTGCAAAACTTTTTGCTCTAGAAGGGGCAAAAGTAGTGTTAGCTGATTATAACGAAGAACAAGGGGCAAAGCATGCGGAAGAACTTCGTGCCACGGGAGCTGACGTATTATTTGTTCAAGTTAACGTTGCAGATCGTGAAAGCGTTGATAACATGGTGGCTAAAACGATTAATACGTATGGCCAAATCGACATATTAATTAACAATGCGGGCATAACGAGGGATGCAATGCTGACGAAAATGACACCTGAAAACTTTAGTCAGGTAATTGATGTTAACTTGACAGGGGTTTTTCATTGTACACAAGCGGTTGTGCCGTACATGATACAAGCCGGTAAAGGAAAGATTGTTGTCACCTCTTCTGTTTCTGGTGTGTATGGAAATGTTGGTCAAACCAATTATGCTGCTGCTAAAGCAGGAGTAATTGGAATGGTGAAATCATGGGCAAAGGAATTAGGACGTAAAGGAATAAATGTAAATGCTGTTGCACCTGGATTTACAAATACAGCTATGGTTCAAACTGTCCCGGAAAAAGTCATTCAGCAGCTCGTTGCTACGATACCACTGCAACGACTAGGACAACCAGAAGATATTGCAAAAGCATATTTATACTTAGCTTCAGACGATTCAGACTATGTAACAGGAACAGTATTGCATGTAGATGGTGGAATCATGATGTAAGATTACTGTCTACCAATCAAGGAGGAACAAAATTATGAGAAATGTAGTCATTACTTCAGCAGTACGTTCACCAATTGGTGATTTTGGTGGTGTCTTCAAAGACTTGCTGCCAACTGATTTAATTGTGCCAGTTTTAAAGGAGGCAGTATCAAGAAGTAACCTCGGAAACGATGAGATAAATGAGGTTATTTTAGGTCATTGTATTCAAAGAACGGACCAGCCAAACACAGCTAGAACGGCTGCATTACTTGCCGGTTTATCCGATGAAACTACAGGTTATACCATCCAGCGTCAATGTGCTTCGGGTATGCAAGCAGTTATATCGGCTGCATTGCAAATTCAATCTGGGTTATCAGATGTAGTGGTGGCTGGTGGCGTTGAGGCTATGAGTTCAAGTCCATATTTATTAAAACAGCATCGCTGGGGAGCTAGAATGCAGCACAGCCAAGTAACAGATACAGTTTGGGAGATCTTAGAGGATCCTATCCATCATATTATGATGGGAGAGACAGCTGAAAATTTAGCGGATATCCACAACATTACACGTGAAGAGCAGGATGAAATCGCCCTGCTTAGTCACCAACGAGCCGCAAAGGCAATCGAACAAGGTTACTTTGATTCTCAAATTGTACCCATTACGTTAAAGTTCCGAAAAGGGGAAACAGTCGTAACAAAGGATGAGCATCCACGTCCAACTTTAACAAAAGAAGATTTGGCAAAATTAAAAACTGTTTTCCGCAAGGACGGTACCGTAACTGCAGGTAATGCTTCCGGCTTAAATGATGGAGCAGCTGCATTAGTCTTAATGGATGAAGAAACCGCATTACAAAAGGGGATTAAGCCTCTAGCTAGAATTGTAGGCTTCCAAGTTTCAGGAGTCGATCCAAAGGTAATGGGAAGAGGACCAGTTCCTAGTATTCAGCGAGGATTAGAGAGAGTAGGCTGGTCGTTAGAAGATGCCGACTTAATTGAAGTGAACGAGGCATTCGCAGCACAATACTTGGCTGTTGAAAAGGAACTTGGATTAAATCGTGATATTGTAAATGTTAATGGCAGTGGGATCAGCTTAGGACACCCCATTGGTTGTACAGGCGCAAGAATTATAACAAGTCTTGTCCATGAGCTTCACCGTAGAGAAGTAAATAAAGGTATTGCCTCATTATGTGTTGGTGGAGGAATGGGAGCAGCTGTATTTATTGAGAGAGTATAAGGTTAGTAGAAGGGGTCCTTAACGGGTCCCTTTTTGTTGTATTCATGGATAAATGATACATATAAAGTAAATGTTGATACAAATATTTAAAATGTGGTGCATATGTGAAAGAAATTGATGCATACACAAATCCCTATTCAATTGTAACTCATTTGCAACTACAGTTCCTTATAGTAAATCATATGAATATGTATGAAAAAGGAGAGAGTGCTGTGAGATGGGATTTGGATTGGGTTGAGAAGCGTTCACAGCTAACGCCAGATAAGGTTGCCATCATTGATGGAGAAAATAATAACCAGTATACCTACAAAGAATTAGCCAATCGTGCCCATTCGTTTGCTACCTATTTGAAAAGTAAAGGTGTAACTAAAGGGGATCGTGTTGCTCTTCTTTGCCCTAACGACATATGCTATTTTGATTTTCTATTTGCATGTATGAAGATTGGTGCCATTTTTGTTCCGATTAATTGGCGATTATCACAGGTTGAAATACAAGCTATTCACGAAGACTGTACACCAAGTCTAATTGGCTATCACTCCCGTTTTGCAAACTTACTTCCGCCTGCAGACAAAATAATTCAGGTGGATTGTGAACACTATGAATCTATTTTTAACAATAACTATACCGCTCTGATGGACTCAACCTTAACTGAGAATGATCCACTTACAATTATTTATACCGGAGGGACCACTGGGAAATCAAAAGGAGTGGTGCTCACACATTCGAACATAGGCTGGAATGCTATAAATACAATAGTGAGCTGGAGCCTGACAGAGTCTGATATTACATTAACATACTTGCCTCTATTTCATACAGGAGGTTTAAATGCTTTAACGCTTCCGATTTTACTTATGGGTGGAACCGTGTTAATTGCAAGGGATTTTAATCCAGAATATACGATAGATTTAATAGAAAAAGAGAAATGCACCATTTTACTAATGGTACCAACGATGTATCATTTGATCACTTTATCGAAATCCTTTCAGCATGCTAAATTTGAGAGTATGCGAACATTCTTATCCGGTGGTGCACCCTGTCCGTTAACCATCTACGAAGCGTTTATGGAAAAAGGAATTGATTTTAAAGAGGGGTATGGACTCACGGAAGCAGGACCTAATAATTTTTACATTGATCCCAAGTTATCAATGAAGAAAAAAGGTTCAATTGGCATGCCAATGATGTTTAATAAGGCAAAAATCATGAAACACGATGGAACTCTTGCGAAAGTCAATGAAGTTGGAGAACTTTTGTTATTCGGGAATCATGTGTTTGATCATTATTGGAATAATCCGGAAGCCACAAGGAAAGCAATCAAAAACGGCTGGCTACACACGGGCGACTTGGCAAGATATGATGAAGACGGTTATTACTATATTGTTGGACGTAAAAAGGAAATGATTATTACTGGTGGAGAAAACGTCTATCCACTAGAAGTCGAACAATGTATACAAAATCATGCTTCTGTCGCTGAAGTAGCAGTAGTCGGTTTGCCACATGAGAAATGGGGAGAAGTAGTTACTGCATTTGTATCGCTATATCCTGGACATACCGCAACAGAACAAGAGTTGAAGAATATTTGTCTACAGGAACTGGGCAGCTACAAGGTACCAAAATACTTTTGGATTATTGAAGAGCTGCCGAAAACGCACGTCGGAAAAATTGATAAGAAACAATTACAAACACAATATGAATGTTTCATTAGTTAATTCTTCCAAATTCTTGTTCCCTCTTATACAATTAAAGTAGATACATAAGGGGGGAAATGAATGATTCGCTTTTCATTATTAAGAGGAGACTATGTATACTTAGATCGTTTTAAGGTGAAAGATGTTCCTACAATTACCAACTGGTACCGAGAAGAGGAGTTTACACG contains these protein-coding regions:
- the fabG gene encoding 3-oxoacyl-ACP reductase FabG, producing the protein MRLENRVAVVTGAANGIGLEAAKLFALEGAKVVLADYNEEQGAKHAEELRATGADVLFVQVNVADRESVDNMVAKTINTYGQIDILINNAGITRDAMLTKMTPENFSQVIDVNLTGVFHCTQAVVPYMIQAGKGKIVVTSSVSGVYGNVGQTNYAAAKAGVIGMVKSWAKELGRKGINVNAVAPGFTNTAMVQTVPEKVIQQLVATIPLQRLGQPEDIAKAYLYLASDDSDYVTGTVLHVDGGIMM
- a CDS encoding long-chain fatty acid--CoA ligase, translating into MRWDLDWVEKRSQLTPDKVAIIDGENNNQYTYKELANRAHSFATYLKSKGVTKGDRVALLCPNDICYFDFLFACMKIGAIFVPINWRLSQVEIQAIHEDCTPSLIGYHSRFANLLPPADKIIQVDCEHYESIFNNNYTALMDSTLTENDPLTIIYTGGTTGKSKGVVLTHSNIGWNAINTIVSWSLTESDITLTYLPLFHTGGLNALTLPILLMGGTVLIARDFNPEYTIDLIEKEKCTILLMVPTMYHLITLSKSFQHAKFESMRTFLSGGAPCPLTIYEAFMEKGIDFKEGYGLTEAGPNNFYIDPKLSMKKKGSIGMPMMFNKAKIMKHDGTLAKVNEVGELLLFGNHVFDHYWNNPEATRKAIKNGWLHTGDLARYDEDGYYYIVGRKKEMIITGGENVYPLEVEQCIQNHASVAEVAVVGLPHEKWGEVVTAFVSLYPGHTATEQELKNICLQELGSYKVPKYFWIIEELPKTHVGKIDKKQLQTQYECFIS
- a CDS encoding thiolase family protein; its protein translation is MRNVVITSAVRSPIGDFGGVFKDLLPTDLIVPVLKEAVSRSNLGNDEINEVILGHCIQRTDQPNTARTAALLAGLSDETTGYTIQRQCASGMQAVISAALQIQSGLSDVVVAGGVEAMSSSPYLLKQHRWGARMQHSQVTDTVWEILEDPIHHIMMGETAENLADIHNITREEQDEIALLSHQRAAKAIEQGYFDSQIVPITLKFRKGETVVTKDEHPRPTLTKEDLAKLKTVFRKDGTVTAGNASGLNDGAAALVLMDEETALQKGIKPLARIVGFQVSGVDPKVMGRGPVPSIQRGLERVGWSLEDADLIEVNEAFAAQYLAVEKELGLNRDIVNVNGSGISLGHPIGCTGARIITSLVHELHRREVNKGIASLCVGGGMGAAVFIERV